One part of the Desulfonema ishimotonii genome encodes these proteins:
- the kdsA gene encoding 3-deoxy-8-phosphooctulonate synthase — translation MNYTVQIGNIAIGREKPLALIAGPCVIEEYDIAFEIAASLKSVTDALEIPFIFKASYDKANRTSVTSFRGPGLREGLKILGRIKSELGVKVLSDVHQISEVGPAAEVLDMLQIPAFLCRQTDLILAVARTGKAVNIKKGQFLAPWDMKNVLEKAASAGNSDLCITERGAMFGYNNLVVDFRGIRIMQDAGWPVIFDATHSVQLPGGAGTSSSGQREFAPVLARAAVAAGADGVFIEVHKDPDRALCDGPNSLKLEDMPEMIRQLKAIREAL, via the coding sequence ATGAATTATACCGTTCAAATAGGAAATATAGCCATTGGCAGGGAAAAGCCGCTGGCACTGATCGCCGGGCCGTGTGTGATCGAGGAGTACGATATCGCATTTGAAATCGCCGCTTCTCTGAAGTCCGTGACCGATGCCCTGGAAATACCGTTTATTTTCAAGGCCTCCTACGACAAGGCCAACCGGACGTCTGTTACGTCGTTCAGGGGCCCCGGCCTGCGGGAAGGTCTGAAAATACTGGGGCGGATCAAATCGGAGCTGGGCGTTAAAGTCCTGTCGGATGTCCATCAGATCAGCGAGGTCGGACCGGCCGCCGAGGTGCTGGATATGCTCCAGATTCCGGCCTTTCTGTGCAGACAGACGGATCTGATTCTGGCGGTTGCCAGGACCGGTAAGGCGGTCAATATTAAGAAGGGGCAGTTTCTTGCGCCCTGGGATATGAAGAATGTGTTGGAAAAGGCGGCGTCTGCCGGGAATTCGGATCTGTGTATCACCGAGCGGGGGGCCATGTTCGGGTACAATAACCTGGTGGTGGACTTCCGGGGCATCAGGATCATGCAGGATGCCGGCTGGCCCGTGATTTTTGACGCGACGCACAGCGTTCAGTTGCCGGGCGGGGCCGGTACTTCATCCTCCGGTCAGCGTGAATTTGCCCCGGTGCTTGCCAGGGCTGCGGTTGCTGCCGGGGCCGACGGCGTCTTTATCGAGGTTCACAAAGATCCTGACAGGGCACTCTGTGATGGCCCCAACTCTCTGAAACTGGAAGATATGCCGGAGATGATCCGCCAGCTTAAAGCCATCCGCGAGGCCTTATG